The following proteins are encoded in a genomic region of Burkholderia cepacia:
- a CDS encoding UvrD-helicase domain-containing protein: MTSRIGSPDTQADIDVRDCLAQVPPRSFVMVAGAGSGKTTSLIKALAHLGETRGKALRRAGQQIACITYTEVAVGEISADVGITPLFHISTIHSFLWSVVRAFQSDIAAWVIGRIEEKIAEKRAHYNKPGTRAATKMKLEQEMAGLEAELDAVGRVEKFTYGTGSRYSEGILGHDDILKLTPACIENHPLLREIVARRFPYIFVDESQDTQPVVIEALRQIAGEQPLCVGFFGDPMQKIYGHGAGAIEPLPGWAEITKPENFRCPTSVLSVVNAVRATGDGLVQTRGRTVTVDGQEQPAVGTVNVFILPSDDHRTARLGAVRAWLAAQTGDDLWTSDMRDGDVRLLVLVHRMAARRLGFAALYSALNDRAPQSLSEGISDGSAWPLRPFVQQLLPLIVASRANDQFTVISILRADSPCLEPERLRGQAVAPVLAALQHAIEQLAALLADGSVATARDVLRHVRNTELVALDDRFAAHLMDDPVDDGSAGFGNVAAFLECNVGELWAHRRYILEESPFATHHGVKGAQFERVLVVLDDEEASYNQYSYGKYLGYTPLSGTDEANIAEGKESVLDRTRRLFYVCCSRAVKDLAVVLFAADVAVARAAVIEARLFPDASLHGVEQLG, translated from the coding sequence ATGACGAGCCGCATCGGCAGCCCGGACACTCAGGCCGACATCGATGTTCGCGACTGTCTCGCTCAGGTGCCACCGCGCTCGTTCGTGATGGTGGCAGGCGCAGGGTCGGGAAAGACTACATCGCTGATCAAAGCGCTCGCGCATCTTGGCGAGACGCGCGGAAAGGCGCTGCGGCGCGCGGGCCAGCAGATCGCCTGCATCACTTATACGGAAGTTGCGGTCGGCGAGATATCCGCCGACGTAGGCATAACCCCGCTATTTCATATCTCGACCATCCACAGCTTCCTGTGGTCGGTCGTTCGCGCGTTCCAGTCAGACATCGCTGCCTGGGTCATCGGCCGTATTGAGGAGAAGATCGCCGAGAAGCGTGCACATTACAACAAGCCCGGCACCCGGGCCGCGACTAAAATGAAGCTCGAGCAAGAGATGGCCGGCCTCGAAGCCGAGCTCGATGCGGTCGGTCGGGTCGAGAAGTTTACCTACGGAACGGGCAGCCGTTACTCCGAAGGTATTCTCGGCCATGACGACATCCTCAAGTTGACCCCGGCCTGCATCGAGAACCACCCCTTGCTACGCGAAATCGTGGCGCGGCGGTTTCCCTATATTTTCGTTGACGAGAGTCAGGACACACAGCCTGTTGTTATCGAAGCGCTTCGGCAGATCGCCGGCGAGCAGCCCCTCTGCGTCGGTTTTTTCGGCGATCCGATGCAGAAGATCTACGGACACGGAGCCGGTGCAATCGAGCCGCTACCCGGCTGGGCCGAGATAACCAAGCCGGAGAACTTTCGCTGCCCGACCTCGGTCCTGAGCGTGGTCAACGCGGTGCGTGCGACGGGCGACGGTCTCGTCCAAACCCGTGGACGCACTGTGACCGTCGATGGGCAGGAGCAGCCCGCGGTCGGCACTGTCAACGTATTCATCCTGCCAAGCGATGATCATAGGACTGCACGTCTCGGTGCAGTACGGGCATGGCTGGCCGCGCAGACCGGCGACGATCTGTGGACCAGCGACATGCGCGACGGCGATGTCCGGTTGCTGGTACTTGTGCATCGTATGGCTGCCAGGCGGCTCGGTTTTGCTGCGCTTTATTCGGCGCTAAACGATCGTGCACCGCAGAGCCTGAGTGAAGGCATTTCCGACGGGTCAGCCTGGCCGCTTCGGCCGTTCGTGCAGCAACTGCTGCCGCTGATCGTCGCATCGCGTGCAAATGACCAGTTCACGGTCATTTCGATCCTCCGCGCAGACAGTCCCTGCCTGGAACCAGAGCGGTTGCGCGGGCAGGCAGTGGCTCCTGTCCTCGCCGCCCTTCAGCACGCAATCGAGCAACTGGCCGCGCTGCTGGCCGACGGATCAGTGGCGACGGCCCGCGACGTCCTTCGGCACGTCCGGAACACCGAGCTGGTGGCGCTCGACGACCGCTTCGCCGCACACCTCATGGATGACCCGGTCGATGACGGGTCGGCAGGATTTGGCAACGTTGCCGCGTTTCTTGAATGCAACGTCGGCGAACTCTGGGCGCATCGTAGATATATCCTCGAAGAGTCGCCATTCGCGACCCATCATGGCGTCAAGGGCGCGCAGTTTGAGCGCGTGCTCGTGGTACTTGACGACGAGGAGGCCTCTTACAACCAATACTCCTACGGCAAATATCTCGGCTATACGCCCCTGTCCGGCACTGACGAAGCGAATATTGCTGAGGGGAAGGAGTCGGTGCTCGACCGGACGAGGCGACTATTTTATGTCTGCTGCTCGCGTGCGGTGAAGGACCTAGCAGTCGTGCTGTTCGCCGCGGACGTTGCGGTGGCACGCGCCGCCGTGATCGAGGCCAGACTGTTTCCGGACGCTTCGCTTCATGGAGTTGAGCAGCTCGGCTAA
- a CDS encoding ATP-dependent nuclease yields MHLKKLALRNFRRLRNVVIDLASDISIFVGANNSGKTSVGHALQLFTERGKFSVHDFSADQWQQIVAYGEGDANAVLPTIEADIWLEINADDIHRVVDLLPSLTWEGSLVGMRVVFAPIDSEATRTRYAEARRRALDAVAGGEGLEFDPSPRNLQDYLRDRLNDEYELRHYVLDPTRFDANMVAQQDYGPMPLTGRDRSGRDILNGLLRIDFLHAQRHLADAPGSARAETLSRVLSRFYDRNLEQKSEDLAALRALAESEVSLNEHLERVFEPTLQRLAQLGYPGLSNPRLVIRSALDPASIMSSPHGARVHYALGPDDGAPEPPTLPDSYNGLGFKNLIFMVVELLDLHAQWLAIEDNRPPVHLIFIEEPEAHLHAQLQQAFIRKVMSILALGAEDRTHYTSQVVVTTHSTHILYERGFRPIRYFRRSRAEHVSTSAVLNMSVFYDATDHDLRTFLERYLKLTHCDLFFADGAVLVEGNVERLLLPQMIANSAPRLQSTYLTVLEIGGAFGYRFKALIEFLGLTALIITDLDSVFGPLAPAADAEENGADAVAPAEAGEEGAEPEEEDDDEAAEAGAGVEGRPGKVCIAGHPGAVTSNQTLLQWLPKCGTVAMLWEATDDQKTQARSEDREAIVRVAYQCRTNVTWAGETQALAGRTLEEAFALENLAWCQDIARQPLQLRIARPDNKDLTELTRRIHRRVQAKSFSKTDFALALLAEDPTQWSVPTYIAEGLRWLEGEIAPSVEPDDGGQEGQAAGDPVNVVVVA; encoded by the coding sequence ATGCACCTAAAGAAGCTAGCCTTACGTAATTTTCGGCGCCTGCGCAACGTCGTAATTGATCTCGCTTCGGACATCTCGATTTTTGTCGGCGCGAACAACAGCGGAAAGACTTCTGTCGGCCATGCGCTCCAGCTCTTCACTGAGCGGGGAAAGTTCAGCGTCCATGATTTCAGCGCCGATCAGTGGCAGCAGATCGTAGCGTACGGCGAGGGCGATGCCAATGCGGTCCTGCCGACGATCGAGGCCGATATCTGGCTGGAGATCAATGCTGACGACATCCACCGGGTGGTTGATCTGCTGCCCAGCCTGACATGGGAAGGTTCGCTGGTGGGGATGAGGGTGGTATTCGCACCCATCGATTCCGAGGCGACCCGCACGCGGTACGCCGAGGCGCGGCGACGCGCACTTGATGCTGTTGCTGGTGGAGAGGGCCTGGAATTTGATCCCTCGCCGCGCAATTTGCAGGACTATCTGCGCGACCGGTTGAACGACGAATATGAGCTTCGCCACTACGTGCTCGACCCCACTCGGTTCGACGCGAACATGGTCGCGCAGCAGGATTATGGCCCAATGCCCCTGACCGGGCGTGATCGCAGCGGGCGCGACATTCTCAATGGCCTGCTGCGCATCGACTTCCTGCATGCGCAGCGGCATCTTGCTGACGCGCCGGGCAGTGCGCGGGCCGAGACCCTCTCGCGCGTCCTGAGCCGCTTCTACGACCGCAACCTCGAGCAAAAGAGCGAGGATCTTGCGGCGCTGCGGGCGCTCGCCGAGTCTGAGGTCTCGCTGAACGAGCATCTCGAGCGGGTGTTCGAGCCGACCCTGCAGCGTCTGGCGCAACTCGGTTATCCCGGTCTCAGCAATCCGCGGCTCGTGATCCGTTCGGCGCTCGATCCCGCATCCATCATGAGCAGTCCGCACGGCGCGCGGGTACATTATGCGCTCGGCCCGGACGACGGCGCACCAGAGCCACCGACGCTGCCCGACAGCTACAACGGTCTCGGCTTCAAAAACCTGATCTTCATGGTGGTCGAGCTCCTTGACCTTCATGCCCAATGGCTTGCGATCGAGGATAACAGGCCGCCTGTGCACCTTATCTTCATCGAGGAGCCTGAAGCCCATCTGCACGCCCAGCTTCAGCAGGCCTTCATCCGCAAGGTGATGTCCATCCTCGCCTTGGGCGCGGAGGATCGAACACACTATACAAGCCAGGTCGTCGTCACGACCCATTCAACCCATATTCTGTACGAACGCGGTTTCCGGCCAATTCGCTACTTTCGCCGCAGCCGCGCCGAGCATGTCTCGACCTCGGCCGTGCTGAACATGTCGGTGTTCTACGACGCTACCGACCACGATCTCCGGACATTCCTCGAGCGCTATCTCAAGCTTACCCACTGCGATCTGTTCTTCGCAGACGGCGCGGTGCTCGTGGAAGGCAATGTCGAACGGCTGCTGCTGCCGCAGATGATCGCCAATTCGGCGCCGCGTCTGCAGTCGACATATCTCACTGTTCTCGAGATCGGCGGCGCCTTCGGCTATCGCTTTAAGGCACTGATCGAGTTCCTCGGGCTCACGGCACTCATCATCACGGACCTGGACAGCGTCTTCGGACCACTGGCGCCCGCTGCTGACGCCGAAGAGAACGGCGCGGACGCGGTGGCACCGGCGGAGGCGGGCGAAGAGGGGGCTGAGCCCGAGGAGGAAGATGACGATGAGGCGGCTGAAGCCGGGGCCGGTGTAGAAGGGAGGCCCGGTAAGGTATGCATCGCGGGTCATCCCGGCGCTGTGACCTCGAACCAGACCCTGCTGCAATGGTTGCCGAAATGCGGCACGGTGGCCATGCTTTGGGAGGCAACAGACGACCAGAAGACACAGGCACGGAGCGAGGACAGGGAGGCTATCGTGCGCGTAGCGTATCAATGCCGCACCAATGTGACCTGGGCAGGTGAGACACAAGCTTTGGCCGGTCGCACGCTCGAAGAGGCATTCGCACTCGAGAACCTCGCCTGGTGCCAGGATATCGCGCGCCAGCCTCTGCAGCTTCGCATCGCCAGACCCGACAACAAGGATCTGACTGAGCTAACCCGTCGCATTCATCGGCGGGTCCAGGCGAAGAGCTTCAGCAAGACCGATTTCGCCCTAGCTCTGTTGGCCGAGGACCCGACGCAATGGTCGGTACCGACCTATATCGCCGAAGGGCTGCGCTGGCTCGAGGGCGAGATCGCCCCATCGGTCGAACCTGATGACGGCGGTCAGGAGGGGCAGGCGGCTGGTGATCCGGTCAACGTCGTGGTGGTAGCATGA
- the rbsK gene encoding ribokinase, which produces METIAVIGSNMVDLVTYVTRMPMRGETLEAPGFELGCGGKGANQAVAAARLGARVVMVTKVGDDVFADNTIRNFAREGIDTTHVRKVAGVPSGVAPIFVEPDSSNSILIVKGANRHLTPADIDAAAPQLAACALIVLQLEIELDTVYHAIEFGARHGIPVLLNPAPAVADLDFERIRTVEFFVPNETELAIVSGMPVDSPETAARAAASLVERGLRQVIVTLGDKGSLLVSRDGVRHVPGVPVDARDTTGAGDAYIGCFARYYVESRDAAAAMRYASAYAAHSVTGLGTQKSYADAVTFERFMRDAGL; this is translated from the coding sequence ATGGAGACAATCGCCGTCATCGGCAGCAACATGGTCGACCTCGTGACGTACGTCACACGCATGCCCATGCGCGGCGAAACGCTCGAAGCACCCGGCTTCGAGCTCGGCTGCGGCGGCAAGGGGGCGAACCAGGCGGTCGCCGCCGCCCGCCTCGGCGCGCGCGTCGTGATGGTCACGAAGGTCGGCGACGACGTGTTCGCCGACAACACGATCCGCAACTTCGCGCGCGAAGGCATCGACACCACGCACGTGCGCAAGGTCGCCGGCGTGCCGAGCGGCGTCGCGCCGATCTTCGTCGAACCCGATTCGAGCAACAGCATCCTGATCGTCAAGGGCGCCAACCGCCACCTGACGCCGGCCGACATCGACGCGGCCGCGCCGCAGCTCGCCGCATGCGCCCTGATCGTGCTGCAGCTCGAGATCGAGCTCGACACCGTCTATCACGCGATCGAATTCGGCGCGCGCCACGGCATTCCGGTGCTGCTGAACCCCGCGCCCGCAGTCGCCGATCTCGATTTCGAGCGGATCCGCACCGTCGAATTCTTCGTGCCGAACGAAACCGAGCTCGCGATCGTGTCGGGCATGCCGGTCGATTCGCCCGAAACCGCCGCGCGCGCCGCCGCGTCGCTCGTCGAGCGCGGGCTCAGGCAGGTGATCGTCACGCTCGGCGACAAGGGCTCGCTGCTGGTCTCGCGCGACGGCGTGCGGCACGTGCCCGGCGTGCCGGTCGATGCGCGTGACACCACGGGCGCCGGCGACGCGTATATCGGCTGTTTCGCGCGCTACTACGTCGAATCGCGCGATGCCGCCGCCGCGATGCGTTACGCGTCCGCGTACGCCGCGCATTCGGTCACGGGCCTCGGCACGCAGAAGTCGTACGCCGACGCCGTCACCTTCGAGCGTTTCATGCGCGACGCCGGACTCTGA
- the fucP gene encoding L-fucose:H+ symporter permease, translating to MRRARIEHTPDGYYLNRTPLFAFTLLCCLFALWGTAANLNDVLIAQFKKSFFLSDFESAFVQSAFYLGYFFLAIPAATVVKKFSYKTTILVGLLLYTTGCLLFFPAASMAKYGMFLVALFVIAAGLSFLETASNSYSTLMGPRETSTRRLNISQTFYPFGAMAGVYMGSFLIFKEGDASHAQLAAMSAADAHVHQLAMIQATLEPYKWLIVVLAAVFIVFALTPYPACKGNGPGAATHRIDARGTLARLFGNRRFVAGVVAQFLYVGAQVGVWSFTIRLAMQIGGLTERGASHYLLATFFAFFVGKLVATLVMKRVGPAKVLIVYGILCIALLAYTISVHNITAVYAAVGVSVFLGPCWPTIYGLTIDGLGKDTEYGGSILVMSIVGGAVVPLIQGLISDHTGGNMQLAFVVPLACFVVIVYYGFYCLRHLPAATPDAAPAGHANARYTATRNTSGA from the coding sequence ATGCGCCGAGCCAGAATCGAACACACCCCCGACGGTTATTACCTGAACCGCACGCCGCTCTTCGCGTTCACGCTGCTGTGCTGCCTGTTCGCGCTGTGGGGCACCGCGGCGAACCTGAACGACGTGCTGATCGCGCAGTTCAAGAAGTCGTTCTTCCTGTCCGATTTCGAATCGGCGTTCGTGCAGTCCGCGTTCTATCTCGGCTACTTCTTCCTCGCGATTCCGGCCGCGACCGTCGTGAAGAAGTTCAGCTACAAGACGACGATCCTGGTCGGCCTGCTGCTCTACACGACCGGCTGCCTGCTGTTCTTCCCCGCCGCGTCGATGGCGAAGTACGGAATGTTCCTCGTCGCGCTGTTCGTGATCGCGGCGGGCCTGTCGTTCCTCGAAACCGCGTCGAACTCGTATTCGACGCTGATGGGCCCGCGCGAAACCAGCACGCGGCGGCTGAACATCTCGCAGACGTTCTATCCGTTCGGCGCGATGGCCGGCGTCTACATGGGCAGCTTCCTGATCTTCAAGGAAGGCGACGCGTCGCACGCGCAGCTTGCCGCGATGTCGGCGGCCGACGCCCACGTGCACCAGCTCGCGATGATCCAGGCCACGCTCGAGCCGTACAAGTGGCTGATCGTCGTGCTCGCGGCCGTGTTCATCGTGTTCGCGCTCACCCCTTACCCGGCCTGCAAGGGCAACGGCCCCGGCGCGGCCACGCACCGGATCGACGCGCGCGGCACGCTCGCGCGCCTGTTCGGCAACCGGCGCTTCGTCGCGGGCGTCGTCGCGCAGTTCCTGTACGTCGGTGCGCAGGTGGGCGTGTGGAGCTTCACGATCCGGCTCGCGATGCAGATCGGCGGCCTCACCGAGCGCGGCGCGTCGCACTACCTGCTCGCGACCTTCTTCGCGTTCTTCGTCGGCAAGCTGGTCGCCACGCTCGTGATGAAGCGCGTCGGCCCTGCCAAGGTGCTGATCGTCTACGGCATCCTGTGCATCGCGCTGCTCGCGTACACGATCAGCGTGCACAACATCACGGCCGTCTATGCGGCCGTGGGCGTGAGCGTGTTCCTCGGCCCGTGCTGGCCGACCATCTACGGCCTCACGATCGACGGGCTCGGCAAGGACACCGAATACGGCGGCTCGATCCTCGTGATGAGCATCGTCGGCGGCGCGGTCGTGCCGCTGATCCAGGGGCTGATCTCCGACCACACGGGCGGCAACATGCAGCTCGCGTTCGTCGTGCCGCTCGCCTGCTTCGTCGTGATCGTCTACTACGGCTTCTACTGCCTGCGCCACCTGCCGGCCGCGACGCCCGACGCGGCACCGGCCGGGCATGCGAACGCGCGCTACACCGCCACGCGCAACACGTCGGGAGCATGA
- the deoR gene encoding DNA-binding transcriptional repressor DeoR — METKKGERIKTLMNVLQGQNAIHLKEVAELFGVSEMTIRRDLADNPHGLSLIGGYVTRHFAAQRSDIGEYVVSAENNRQTEEKRRIGRLAAQFVTTGDTIFVDCGSTTPFVVDFIPDDLEFTAVCNSLNVFAKLQQKPHCSVILCGGAYHRKNMVFESVAETGILDTVRVSKAFISAAGVSDRCGVTCFNFHEVDAKKKVMERAQNRFLLVDHTKFDEVRAAYFAELTDFNYVISDGQLSGRYETTIREHGIALVT, encoded by the coding sequence ATGGAAACGAAGAAGGGCGAACGAATCAAGACACTGATGAACGTGCTGCAAGGGCAGAATGCGATTCATCTGAAGGAAGTCGCCGAGCTGTTCGGCGTATCGGAGATGACGATCCGCCGCGATCTCGCGGACAACCCGCACGGCCTCAGCCTGATCGGCGGCTACGTGACCCGCCACTTCGCCGCGCAGCGCAGCGACATCGGCGAGTACGTGGTCAGCGCCGAGAACAACCGGCAGACCGAGGAGAAGCGCCGCATCGGCAGGCTGGCCGCGCAGTTCGTGACGACCGGCGACACGATCTTCGTCGATTGCGGCTCGACCACGCCGTTCGTCGTCGACTTCATTCCGGACGACCTCGAATTCACCGCCGTCTGCAATTCGCTGAACGTATTCGCGAAGCTGCAGCAGAAGCCGCATTGCAGCGTGATCCTGTGCGGCGGTGCGTACCATCGCAAGAACATGGTGTTCGAGTCGGTGGCCGAGACGGGCATCCTCGACACCGTACGCGTGTCGAAGGCGTTCATCTCCGCGGCCGGCGTGAGCGACCGCTGCGGCGTGACCTGTTTCAACTTCCACGAAGTCGACGCGAAGAAGAAGGTGATGGAACGCGCGCAGAACCGCTTCCTGCTCGTCGACCACACGAAGTTCGACGAAGTGCGCGCGGCCTATTTCGCCGAGCTGACCGACTTCAACTACGTGATCTCGGACGGGCAGCTGAGCGGCCGCTACGAAACGACGATCCGCGAACACGGGATCGCGCTCGTGACCTGA
- the deoC gene encoding deoxyribose-phosphate aldolase, with protein MPLSNAQLAQTIDHTLLAPDASDAQIRDLCRQAAEHRFYSVCVNSANVPLAARALAGTGVNVCAVVGFPLGAGLSAAKAFEASAAIAAGAGEIDMVINIGALKSGRLADVTADIAAVQAACGPVPLKVILETGLLTDDEKVRVCKMCRDLGVAFVKTSTGFGHGGATLADVALMRRTVGPVLGVKASGGVRDRAAALAMIEAGATRLGTSSGVALVTDASASDGAY; from the coding sequence ATGCCGCTTTCCAACGCCCAACTCGCTCAAACCATCGATCACACGCTGCTCGCGCCCGACGCGAGCGACGCGCAGATCCGCGATCTCTGCCGCCAGGCGGCCGAACATCGCTTTTACTCGGTCTGCGTGAATTCGGCGAACGTGCCGCTCGCGGCCCGCGCGCTCGCCGGCACGGGCGTCAACGTGTGCGCGGTCGTCGGCTTCCCGCTCGGCGCGGGCCTCTCTGCCGCGAAAGCGTTCGAAGCGTCGGCCGCGATCGCGGCGGGCGCCGGCGAGATCGACATGGTGATCAACATCGGCGCGCTGAAGAGCGGCCGCCTCGCCGACGTGACGGCGGATATCGCCGCCGTGCAGGCCGCGTGCGGCCCGGTGCCGCTCAAGGTGATCCTCGAAACGGGGCTGCTGACCGACGACGAGAAGGTGCGCGTGTGCAAGATGTGCCGCGATCTCGGCGTCGCGTTCGTGAAGACGTCGACCGGGTTCGGCCACGGCGGCGCGACGCTCGCGGATGTCGCGCTGATGCGCCGCACGGTCGGCCCCGTACTCGGCGTGAAGGCATCGGGCGGCGTGCGCGACCGCGCGGCCGCGCTGGCGATGATCGAGGCCGGCGCGACGCGGCTCGGCACGAGTTCGGGCGTCGCGCTCGTGACCGATGCAAGCGCGAGCGACGGGGCTTATTGA
- a CDS encoding ATP-binding protein: MSADPRMPEPIPSPEGFMFGLAHKLERIATALEAMTRTARPIDVDFDAAVAFRWRGFDNPQGAAPLEPIPSPALIAFDALRNVERQVAIVERNTRQFVRGFAANHVLLTGARGTGKSSIVKACLHAFAPHGLRLIEVGKERLSDLPAIVELVRARPERYIVFCDDLSFEAGETGYKALKTVLDGSIASDLSNVLVYATSNRRHLMPEHASDNANVSRAENGELHPGDAVEERISLSERFGIWVTFYGFTQDAYLAVVESRLGEAGFDAAQIRAAREPALQWALERGARSGRIAGQFVLDHAGRFDAAEAEGLVRVQHVG; the protein is encoded by the coding sequence ATGAGCGCCGATCCGCGGATGCCGGAACCGATTCCGTCTCCCGAAGGCTTCATGTTCGGCCTCGCGCACAAGCTCGAACGGATCGCGACCGCGCTCGAGGCGATGACTCGCACCGCGCGTCCGATCGACGTCGATTTCGACGCGGCCGTCGCGTTCCGCTGGCGCGGTTTCGACAATCCTCAGGGCGCCGCGCCGCTTGAACCGATCCCGTCGCCGGCGCTGATTGCGTTCGATGCGCTGCGCAACGTCGAGCGCCAGGTGGCGATCGTCGAACGGAACACGCGGCAGTTCGTGCGCGGGTTCGCGGCCAATCACGTGCTGTTGACCGGCGCACGCGGCACCGGGAAGTCGTCGATCGTGAAAGCGTGCCTGCACGCGTTCGCGCCGCACGGGCTGCGGCTGATCGAGGTCGGCAAGGAACGGCTGAGCGATCTGCCGGCGATCGTCGAGCTGGTGCGTGCGCGGCCCGAGCGGTACATCGTGTTCTGCGACGACCTGTCGTTCGAGGCCGGCGAGACCGGTTACAAGGCGCTGAAGACGGTGCTCGACGGCTCCATCGCGAGCGACCTGTCGAACGTGCTGGTGTACGCGACGTCGAATCGCCGCCACCTGATGCCGGAGCACGCGAGCGACAACGCGAACGTGTCGCGCGCGGAGAACGGCGAGCTGCATCCGGGCGACGCGGTCGAGGAGCGGATTTCGTTGTCCGAGCGCTTCGGGATCTGGGTGACGTTCTACGGGTTCACGCAGGATGCGTACCTGGCCGTCGTCGAAAGCCGCCTCGGCGAAGCCGGGTTCGACGCGGCGCAGATTCGCGCGGCGCGCGAACCCGCGCTGCAGTGGGCGCTGGAACGCGGTGCGCGGTCGGGGCGGATTGCCGGGCAGTTCGTGCTCGATCATGCGGGGCGGTTCGATGCCGCCGAGGCGGAGGGGCTCGTCCGCGTGCAGCATGTGGGGTGA
- a CDS encoding AraC family transcriptional regulator, with protein MSGLVANRPTQPVREDAHLRYESTPMPVSAMAASYPHGTWIAPHRHRRAQLLYAIEGVMHVQSEGASWVVPPTRGVWLEAGLDHTVQMSGDVQMRTVFVEPGTVEHLPARSCVVEVHPLLRELILAAVDVPLDYAPGSRHDHLMHLLLAEVTVAPLLPLYLPWPHDARLRTICDTLVAAPDDPRTIAEWAGIAGISVRTLHRAFRRETGLSFRRWREQARLLLALKRLAHGEKVLTVAMDHGYSSQSAFSAMFKRHFGVSPSAFYA; from the coding sequence ATGTCAGGACTTGTCGCCAATCGGCCAACCCAGCCCGTGCGCGAGGATGCGCACCTGCGCTACGAATCGACGCCGATGCCCGTGTCGGCGATGGCCGCGTCATATCCTCACGGCACCTGGATCGCGCCGCATCGCCATCGCCGCGCGCAACTGCTGTATGCGATCGAGGGCGTGATGCACGTGCAGTCCGAAGGCGCGTCGTGGGTCGTGCCGCCCACGCGCGGCGTGTGGCTCGAAGCCGGCCTCGACCACACGGTGCAGATGAGCGGCGACGTGCAGATGCGCACGGTGTTCGTCGAACCGGGCACGGTCGAGCACCTGCCCGCGCGCAGTTGCGTGGTGGAAGTGCATCCGCTGCTGCGCGAGCTGATCCTCGCCGCGGTCGACGTGCCGCTCGACTACGCGCCGGGCTCGCGCCACGATCACCTGATGCACCTGCTGCTCGCCGAGGTGACGGTCGCGCCGCTGCTGCCGCTGTACCTGCCGTGGCCGCACGACGCACGGCTGCGGACGATCTGCGACACGCTCGTCGCCGCGCCCGACGATCCGCGCACGATCGCCGAATGGGCCGGCATCGCCGGCATTTCCGTCAGGACGCTGCATCGCGCGTTCCGGCGCGAGACGGGGCTCAGCTTCCGCCGCTGGCGGGAGCAGGCGCGGCTGCTGCTCGCGCTCAAGCGCCTCGCGCACGGCGAGAAGGTGCTGACCGTCGCGATGGATCACGGCTACAGCAGCCAGAGCGCGTTCTCGGCGATGTTCAAGCGGCATTTCGGCGTATCGCCGTCGGCGTTTTACGCGTAG
- a CDS encoding DUF1772 domain-containing protein produces the protein MRALVTLVLLWFSAIGCGLMAGVYFAFSTFVMTSLGRIAPHAGMAAMNAINVDIVRSLFMPVFLGTTLASLALAILALLNRSEPGAIWIVAGGAIYVIGMFVVTMVFNVPLNDALSATDASSAEGAAFWARYLRDWTVWNHARTVASTAACGLFIAALAAR, from the coding sequence ATGCGCGCGCTCGTCACGCTGGTCCTGCTGTGGTTTTCCGCGATCGGCTGCGGCTTGATGGCCGGGGTGTACTTCGCGTTCTCGACGTTCGTGATGACGTCGCTCGGACGGATCGCGCCGCATGCCGGCATGGCCGCGATGAACGCGATCAACGTCGACATCGTGCGTTCGCTGTTCATGCCGGTCTTTCTCGGCACGACGCTGGCGTCGCTGGCGCTGGCGATCCTCGCGCTGCTTAACCGGAGCGAACCCGGCGCGATATGGATCGTCGCGGGCGGCGCGATCTATGTGATCGGCATGTTCGTCGTCACGATGGTCTTCAACGTGCCGCTCAACGATGCGCTTTCGGCGACCGATGCGTCCAGCGCGGAAGGGGCCGCGTTCTGGGCGCGCTACCTGCGCGACTGGACGGTCTGGAATCACGCGCGCACGGTGGCGTCGACGGCGGCATGCGGCTTGTTCATCGCCGCGCTCGCGGCGAGATAG